The Bombus terrestris chromosome 4, iyBomTerr1.2, whole genome shotgun sequence genome has a window encoding:
- the LOC100652156 gene encoding FAST kinase domain-containing protein 4 isoform X1 — translation MLQFNTAVFTIATRFTSRFLWRLNASLSTNTATVVSESKTAVKPDDQIKEMISNIKINDKQDLTFNELKIKLCKNLNIKPIISEKFQKAQTIQEILEAVKTSFMSHDDILYILKTISIWVNDNKKSNSSTEINESSAQKQTKVNNTTSENFLNNTEDYISQYYDLSTSAMIKNVDQLAQAGDRNVKLLNYFFTTITEYHELLNTKACSNLMFNMSSLNYSDERLLKKICKDFIKSKNISGTTSVQTVVSLLKSMAFIRYKNNVFLNQICEDIIKSKIKYSDTQITNILQSFASLGYHSQYVNDIIKEYIPNMKIEKFEYLTKLNLVWCFAVFKTLQNMHAETVLDDKFISEILFFDEEKNKKLSAQLKLLNINGYAQYALEDYSGPFLNNNIVPHVVNKRSKQKIAYVEALRVTLKNMLPSMSYCNMDINTNMGFLLDAEVYMDHNCNFVSVNSTNNNSINFTKIALLLVDYYDVCLGDTDYQGLIKLYSHLLECRNYKVLIIPYQHFGIEDKTEKRISYLRHQLLRIIRQKPDNN, via the exons ATGCTGCAATTTAATACAGCAGTTTTTACAATAGCAACCAGGTTTACTTCTCGATTTTTATGGCGATTAAATGCATCATTAAGTACAAATACAGCAACAGTAGTCTCTGAGTCTAAGACTGCTGTTAAG CCTGATGACCAAATAAAGGAAATGATATCAAATATAAAGATAAATGATAAACAAGACTTGAcatttaatgaattaaaaataaaattgtgtaaaaatttaaatataaaaccaataattagtgaaaaatttcaaaaagcaCAAACTATACAAGAAATACTAGAAGCTGTGAAAACATCTTTTATGTCTCATgatgatattttgtatattctcAAAACTATTTCGATTTGGGTAAATGATAATAAGAAAAGTAATTCAAGTActgaaataaatgaaagttCTGCACAAAAACAAACAAAGGTTAACAACACAACATCTGAAAATTTTCTGAATAATACTGAAGATTATATTTCTCAGTACTATGATCTTTCAACGTCTGCAATGATCAAG AATGTAGATCAATTAGCACAAGCAGGAGACAGAAACGTgaaacttttaaattatttctttacaaCTATTACTGAATATCATGAATTACTGAATACAAAAGCATGTTCAAATCTAATGTTTAATATGAGCAGTTTGAATTACTCTGATGAG agattacttaaaaaaatttgtaaagaTTTCATAAagagtaaaaatatttctgGTACAACTAGTGTTCAAACAGTAGTATCTTTGTTAAAATCTATGGCATTTatcagatataaaaataatgtatttttaaatcagATATGTGAAGACATTATTAAatccaaaataaaatatagcgacacacaaattacaaacattttacAATCATTTGCATCATTAGGTTATCATTCTCAATATGTAAATGACATCATAAAG GAATATATCCCAAATATGAAGATTGAGAAATTTGAATACCTTACCAAATTAAATCTTGTATGGTGCTTTGCTGTATTCAAAACATTGCAAAACATGCATGCTGAAACTGTATTAGATGACAaatttatttcagaaatattgTTCTTTG atgaagaaaaaaacaaaaaattatccGCTcagttaaaattattaaatatcaatgGATATGCACAATATGCACTCGAGGACTATTCCG GACCTTTTCTGAATAACAATATAGTACCACATGTAGTAAACAAACGTTCAAAACAAAAAATAGCGTATGTTGAAGCACTGAGAGtcacattaaaaaatatgttgcCGTCTATGTCTTATTGCAATATGGATATAAATACCAACATGGGGTTTCTATtag ATGCTGAAGTATATATGGATCACAACTGTAATTTTGTTAGTGTAAACAGTAcgaataataatagtataaatttCACTAA GATAGCTCTATTATTAGTTGATTATTATGACGTGTGTCTAGGAGATACAGATTATCAAGGATTGATTAAATTGTACAGTCATTTATTGGAATgtagaaattataaagtattaattataCCTTACCAACATTTTGGTATAGAAGATAAAACTGAAAAGCGTATAAGTTACTTAAGACATCAGCTGCTCCGAATAATTCGGCAAAAACcggataataattaa
- the LOC100652035 gene encoding AP-1 complex subunit sigma-2 isoform X3 — MMQFMLLFSRQGKLRLQKWYVAHPDKLKKKITRELITTILARKPKMSSFLEWKDVKVVYKRYASLYFCCAIEQNDNELLTLEIIHRYVELLDKYFGSVCELDIIFNFEKAYFILDELLVGGEIQETSKKNVLKAIAAQDLLQEDEAVEGALREIGLL, encoded by the exons ATG ATGCaatttatgttattattcaGTCGTCAAGGAAAATTGCGTTTGCAAAAGTGGTATGTGGCCCATCCTgataaattgaagaaaaagaTTACTCGAGAATTAATTACTACAATATTAGCACGAAAACCAAAAATGTCAAGTTTCTTAGAATGGAAGGATGTTAAGGTTGTCTATAAAAG aTATGCCAGTTTATATTTCTGTTGtgcaatagaacaaaatgataATGAATTATTAACATTAGAAATTATACATCGTTATGTCGAACTATTGGATAAATACTTTGGAAGT GTTTGTGAACTAGATATAATTTTCAACTTTGAAAAAGCATATTTCATCTTAGACGAATTATTGGTTGGTGGTGAAATTCAAGAGACTAGcaaaaaaaatgttttgaaaGCCATTGCAGCTCAGGATTTACTACAGGAG GATGAAGCTGTGGAAGGTGCCCTGCGGGAGATAGGGCTTTTGTAG
- the LOC100652035 gene encoding AP-1 complex subunit sigma-2 isoform X1 has protein sequence MMQFMLLFSRQGKLRLQKWYVAHPDKLKKKITRELITTILARKPKMSSFLEWKDVKVVYKRYASLYFCCAIEQNDNELLTLEIIHRYVELLDKYFGSVCELDIIFNFEKAYFILDELLVGGEIQETSKKNVLKAIAAQDLLQELCVSIQVYTQLYEKGSVHHLKLHQGDYLITN, from the exons ATG ATGCaatttatgttattattcaGTCGTCAAGGAAAATTGCGTTTGCAAAAGTGGTATGTGGCCCATCCTgataaattgaagaaaaagaTTACTCGAGAATTAATTACTACAATATTAGCACGAAAACCAAAAATGTCAAGTTTCTTAGAATGGAAGGATGTTAAGGTTGTCTATAAAAG aTATGCCAGTTTATATTTCTGTTGtgcaatagaacaaaatgataATGAATTATTAACATTAGAAATTATACATCGTTATGTCGAACTATTGGATAAATACTTTGGAAGT GTTTGTGAACTAGATATAATTTTCAACTTTGAAAAAGCATATTTCATCTTAGACGAATTATTGGTTGGTGGTGAAATTCAAGAGACTAGcaaaaaaaatgttttgaaaGCCATTGCAGCTCAGGATTTACTACAGGAG CTTTGTGTATCCATACAAGTATATACTCAGTTATATGAAAAGGGTTCAGTTCACCATTTGAAGCTGCATCAAGGAGATTACTTAATTACAAACTAG
- the LOC100652035 gene encoding AP-1 complex subunit sigma-2 isoform X2 encodes MMQFMLLFSRQGKLRLQKWYVAHPDKLKKKITRELITTILARKPKMSSFLEWKDVKVVYKRYASLYFCCAIEQNDNELLTLEIIHRYVELLDKYFGSVCELDIIFNFEKAYFILDELLVGGEIQETSKKNVLKAIAAQDLLQEEETPQGFFEDHGLG; translated from the exons ATG ATGCaatttatgttattattcaGTCGTCAAGGAAAATTGCGTTTGCAAAAGTGGTATGTGGCCCATCCTgataaattgaagaaaaagaTTACTCGAGAATTAATTACTACAATATTAGCACGAAAACCAAAAATGTCAAGTTTCTTAGAATGGAAGGATGTTAAGGTTGTCTATAAAAG aTATGCCAGTTTATATTTCTGTTGtgcaatagaacaaaatgataATGAATTATTAACATTAGAAATTATACATCGTTATGTCGAACTATTGGATAAATACTTTGGAAGT GTTTGTGAACTAGATATAATTTTCAACTTTGAAAAAGCATATTTCATCTTAGACGAATTATTGGTTGGTGGTGAAATTCAAGAGACTAGcaaaaaaaatgttttgaaaGCCATTGCAGCTCAGGATTTACTACAGGAG GAGGAAACTCCACAAGGTTTCTTCGAGGACCACGGTCTGGGATAA
- the LOC100652156 gene encoding FAST kinase domain-containing protein 4 isoform X2 has translation MLQFNTAVFTIATRFTSRFLWRLNASLSTNTATVVSESKTAVKPDDQIKEMISNIKINDKQDLTFNELKIKLCKNLNIKPIISEKFQKAQTIQEILEAVKTSFMSHDDILYILKTISIWVNDNKKSNSSTEINESSAQKQTKVNNTTSENFLNNTEDYISQYYDLSTSAMIKNVDQLAQAGDRNVKLLNYFFTTITEYHELLNTKACSNLMFNMSSLNYSDEEYIPNMKIEKFEYLTKLNLVWCFAVFKTLQNMHAETVLDDKFISEILFFDEEKNKKLSAQLKLLNINGYAQYALEDYSGPFLNNNIVPHVVNKRSKQKIAYVEALRVTLKNMLPSMSYCNMDINTNMGFLLDAEVYMDHNCNFVSVNSTNNNSINFTKIALLLVDYYDVCLGDTDYQGLIKLYSHLLECRNYKVLIIPYQHFGIEDKTEKRISYLRHQLLRIIRQKPDNN, from the exons ATGCTGCAATTTAATACAGCAGTTTTTACAATAGCAACCAGGTTTACTTCTCGATTTTTATGGCGATTAAATGCATCATTAAGTACAAATACAGCAACAGTAGTCTCTGAGTCTAAGACTGCTGTTAAG CCTGATGACCAAATAAAGGAAATGATATCAAATATAAAGATAAATGATAAACAAGACTTGAcatttaatgaattaaaaataaaattgtgtaaaaatttaaatataaaaccaataattagtgaaaaatttcaaaaagcaCAAACTATACAAGAAATACTAGAAGCTGTGAAAACATCTTTTATGTCTCATgatgatattttgtatattctcAAAACTATTTCGATTTGGGTAAATGATAATAAGAAAAGTAATTCAAGTActgaaataaatgaaagttCTGCACAAAAACAAACAAAGGTTAACAACACAACATCTGAAAATTTTCTGAATAATACTGAAGATTATATTTCTCAGTACTATGATCTTTCAACGTCTGCAATGATCAAG AATGTAGATCAATTAGCACAAGCAGGAGACAGAAACGTgaaacttttaaattatttctttacaaCTATTACTGAATATCATGAATTACTGAATACAAAAGCATGTTCAAATCTAATGTTTAATATGAGCAGTTTGAATTACTCTGATGAG GAATATATCCCAAATATGAAGATTGAGAAATTTGAATACCTTACCAAATTAAATCTTGTATGGTGCTTTGCTGTATTCAAAACATTGCAAAACATGCATGCTGAAACTGTATTAGATGACAaatttatttcagaaatattgTTCTTTG atgaagaaaaaaacaaaaaattatccGCTcagttaaaattattaaatatcaatgGATATGCACAATATGCACTCGAGGACTATTCCG GACCTTTTCTGAATAACAATATAGTACCACATGTAGTAAACAAACGTTCAAAACAAAAAATAGCGTATGTTGAAGCACTGAGAGtcacattaaaaaatatgttgcCGTCTATGTCTTATTGCAATATGGATATAAATACCAACATGGGGTTTCTATtag ATGCTGAAGTATATATGGATCACAACTGTAATTTTGTTAGTGTAAACAGTAcgaataataatagtataaatttCACTAA GATAGCTCTATTATTAGTTGATTATTATGACGTGTGTCTAGGAGATACAGATTATCAAGGATTGATTAAATTGTACAGTCATTTATTGGAATgtagaaattataaagtattaattataCCTTACCAACATTTTGGTATAGAAGATAAAACTGAAAAGCGTATAAGTTACTTAAGACATCAGCTGCTCCGAATAATTCGGCAAAAACcggataataattaa